The genomic region CAGGAGAGTGGCCAGAGCTGTTTCACTGCAGGACGATATGATAGTCACGGGCATCGTCAAGACAAAGCCGGACTACGTTAGCATGGTTGCATCAAGAGATTTCAAGATATTTGTACCTGACAGAACCTATGAAAAGGCATTCATAGATGCGGGAATTAAGGTTGCAGGCACGCTCGAGAATCTTATGGATGATTCGGAAGTCATAGTAGATGCGACCCCAGAAGGTCAGGGAGAAAAAAATAAGGATTTGTATGTGAAAAGGAAGATCAAGGCCGTATTCGAAGGGGGCGAGGATCCGGAGATAGCTGAGTCAAGTTTCAATGCCTATTCAAACTATGATGATGCAAGATCAAAGGATTACGTCAGAGTTGTATCATGCAATACCACAGCACTTGCAAGAACGCTGCATCCTCTTCGTGAGAGATTCGGCATAAAATTTGTGGATGCGACCATAGTGAGAAGGGCCACGGACCCGAATGACAGCAAAAAGGGACCCATTAATGCCGTGGAGCCGAGCCTCTCAATACCCTCACATCATGCACCAGACCTCAAGACGGTCATGAACGGACTCAATGTCA from Thermoplasma sp. Kam2015 harbors:
- a CDS encoding type II glyceraldehyde-3-phosphate dehydrogenase, yielding MIRVGINGYGTIGRRVARAVSLQDDMIVTGIVKTKPDYVSMVASRDFKIFVPDRTYEKAFIDAGIKVAGTLENLMDDSEVIVDATPEGQGEKNKDLYVKRKIKAVFEGGEDPEIAESSFNAYSNYDDARSKDYVRVVSCNTTALARTLHPLRERFGIKFVDATIVRRATDPNDSKKGPINAVEPSLSIPSHHAPDLKTVMNGLNVSTIAIKAPTTLMHVHAVRVELEKAISKNDVIDAWKGYKRIMEVGKNSGITSTGQMMDLAREFGRDRSDLYEIAVWTQSVSVGGNHVSYIQAVHQESDVVPENVDAIRSMFEIADRDKSISMTDGRLKIEKRVF